In Terriglobia bacterium, a genomic segment contains:
- a CDS encoding PadR family transcriptional regulator: MTDSEAAARKKQEEREELLQGTLDMIILRTLLFGPMHGHAIATSIEKTSEDVLKIDHGSLYPALHRLLRRGWITSAWGISKNNRRAKYYRLTSAGRKQLAVETTKWERLVRAIARITQASPEEM; this comes from the coding sequence ATGACAGATTCTGAAGCGGCCGCTCGAAAGAAGCAGGAGGAACGCGAGGAATTGCTCCAGGGCACGTTGGACATGATCATCCTGCGCACGTTGCTTTTCGGGCCGATGCACGGTCACGCGATCGCAACCTCCATTGAGAAGACATCCGAAGATGTATTAAAGATCGATCACGGTTCCCTTTACCCGGCGCTGCACCGGCTGCTTCGCCGGGGATGGATTACTTCTGCTTGGGGCATATCGAAAAATAACCGCCGAGCTAAGTACTATCGTCTAACGAGTGCGGGACGGAAGCAGCTCGCCGTGGAAACCACGAAATGGGAACGGCTGGTACGGGCGATCGCGCGCATTACACAAGCATCGCCGGAGGAGATGTGA
- a CDS encoding FtsX-like permease family protein: MIEKGARRERLLAWLSGAFGGLALILAAVGLYGVVAYAAQRRTPEIGVRLALGARPSQIHALLLPEVIVLLAIGLTLGSAGTVLFTVRLEPLLFDVTPEDPATFAFAMVVLGAVALAAGYIPARRAARLDPMSALRSD, from the coding sequence GTGATTGAAAAGGGCGCCCGCCGCGAGCGGCTCCTGGCTTGGCTCTCCGGCGCCTTCGGCGGTCTCGCACTCATCCTAGCAGCCGTCGGGCTTTACGGAGTGGTTGCTTACGCCGCCCAACGCCGTACTCCTGAGATCGGAGTTCGCCTTGCCCTTGGCGCGCGGCCCTCCCAGATCCACGCGCTCCTTCTACCTGAAGTGATCGTCTTGTTGGCCATCGGCCTCACGCTTGGCAGCGCTGGCACGGTCTTGTTCACGGTTCGGCTCGAACCGCTTCTGTTCGACGTCACACCGGAAGATCCTGCGACATTCGCCTTTGCCATGGTTGTGCTAGGCGCAGTCGCCCTTGCAGCCGGCTACATCCCTGCTCGCCGCGCCGCCCGCCTCGATCCCATGAGTGCTCTACGTTCAGATTAA